In Myxococcales bacterium, one genomic interval encodes:
- a CDS encoding sigma 54-interacting transcriptional regulator translates to MGSGTAARRLGDVIGKYTLVGVLGEGGMATVFAAVHRNGNHVALKLLHPQLAVHGDVRARFIEEAYTANKIAHPGVVRVLDDDVTAQGEAYMVMDLLVGETLDAWQRRVGPRLPAEEVFVAVSDVLDVLAAAHDAGIVHRDLKPENLFRTTEGRIKVLDFGIARTADSNRPGRTGVGSLLGTPGYMPPEQAQGRTERIDGRSDIWAVGATAFCLLTGRCVHEAETAALMRISSAMEPAPPVSSFAGGLSSELAAVVDTALRFAREERWQSARDMHRALDEAFTRTYGRGLARPSSPPASALGAPPRAGASVRPEGVHANPRSAHATTLHAIGPTLAAPSTAPDGPGPPVGAPRAILVVDDDAPVGEILGAQLRQAGYDCQVVTSGAQALEALERRPFAMVLSDLQMPRMDGRALLAEIGARWPHVPVALVSAYGTVSVAVEAMKAGAVDFVQKPFDRAELLYVVGKVLETRSAASTLSKPASRAGADGLDSEGLRELRTLIARVAPGSGAVLVRGEPGTEKALVARAIHDTSPRAAKSFVTVRCAAFSDELLERELFGYEKGAFVGAAQSKPGRAELAEGGTLFLDEIGSIPLPIQVRLVHLLAEREIERVGATRSMAVDVRIVAATHADLGALVAAGAFREDLYYRLNVVPIEIPPLRARPRDIDAIASRLATEHAASGGQPVTFSSEALACLRAQPWANNVPELHAFVERLLILHEGATLEADEVESALSR, encoded by the coding sequence ATGGGCTCGGGGACCGCGGCGCGAAGACTCGGCGACGTGATTGGCAAGTACACGCTCGTGGGCGTGCTTGGCGAAGGCGGGATGGCCACGGTCTTCGCCGCCGTTCACCGCAACGGCAACCATGTCGCGCTGAAGCTCCTCCATCCGCAGCTCGCTGTTCACGGTGACGTGCGCGCGCGCTTCATCGAAGAGGCGTACACGGCCAACAAGATCGCGCATCCTGGCGTCGTTCGCGTCCTCGACGACGACGTGACGGCCCAGGGCGAGGCCTACATGGTCATGGACCTCCTCGTGGGCGAGACACTCGACGCCTGGCAGCGGCGCGTCGGGCCGCGGTTACCCGCCGAGGAGGTCTTCGTCGCGGTGAGCGACGTGCTCGATGTGCTCGCGGCGGCCCACGACGCGGGCATCGTTCACCGCGATCTCAAGCCCGAGAATCTCTTTCGAACAACCGAGGGGCGCATCAAGGTGCTCGACTTCGGTATCGCGCGAACCGCCGATTCGAATAGGCCCGGGAGGACCGGCGTGGGCAGTCTCCTCGGGACGCCAGGGTACATGCCTCCTGAGCAAGCGCAGGGGCGCACCGAGCGTATCGACGGGCGAAGCGACATCTGGGCAGTGGGAGCGACCGCGTTCTGTCTGCTCACGGGGCGCTGCGTCCACGAGGCCGAGACCGCCGCGCTGATGCGGATCTCGTCCGCGATGGAGCCCGCCCCACCCGTATCCTCGTTCGCGGGCGGGTTGTCGTCGGAGCTCGCCGCCGTGGTCGACACCGCCCTACGGTTCGCTCGAGAAGAACGATGGCAGAGCGCACGCGACATGCACCGCGCCCTCGACGAGGCGTTCACACGAACCTATGGTCGCGGGTTGGCTCGCCCGTCGTCTCCCCCGGCGTCTGCGTTGGGCGCCCCCCCTCGGGCAGGCGCGAGCGTGCGCCCCGAGGGGGTTCACGCGAACCCGCGCTCGGCGCACGCCACCACGCTGCACGCGATCGGCCCCACGCTCGCGGCCCCCTCGACGGCCCCCGACGGCCCGGGTCCTCCGGTCGGAGCCCCTCGCGCCATCCTGGTCGTGGACGACGACGCGCCGGTGGGCGAGATCCTCGGGGCCCAGCTTCGACAAGCCGGATACGACTGCCAGGTGGTGACGTCGGGCGCGCAGGCGCTCGAGGCGCTCGAGCGTCGCCCATTCGCCATGGTGCTCTCGGATCTCCAGATGCCCCGAATGGACGGTCGGGCGCTCTTGGCCGAGATCGGAGCGCGCTGGCCACACGTGCCCGTCGCCCTCGTCAGCGCGTACGGCACAGTCTCGGTCGCGGTGGAGGCGATGAAGGCAGGCGCCGTAGATTTCGTGCAGAAGCCCTTCGATCGCGCCGAGCTGCTCTACGTCGTCGGGAAGGTGTTGGAGACGCGGTCGGCCGCCTCGACGTTGTCGAAGCCTGCCTCGCGCGCGGGAGCCGATGGGCTCGACTCGGAGGGTCTGCGAGAGCTGCGGACGCTCATCGCGCGCGTGGCGCCCGGGAGCGGGGCTGTGCTGGTCCGCGGAGAGCCGGGGACGGAGAAGGCGCTCGTGGCGCGCGCCATTCACGACACGAGCCCCCGCGCGGCGAAGTCCTTCGTTACCGTGCGGTGCGCGGCCTTCTCCGACGAGCTCCTCGAGCGCGAGCTGTTCGGCTACGAGAAAGGCGCCTTCGTAGGCGCGGCGCAGTCGAAGCCGGGCCGCGCGGAGCTCGCGGAGGGAGGGACCCTATTTCTTGATGAGATCGGGAGTATTCCGCTACCAATCCAGGTGCGGCTCGTCCATCTGTTGGCGGAGCGCGAGATCGAGCGAGTCGGCGCGACTCGATCGATGGCAGTCGACGTGCGCATCGTCGCGGCCACACACGCCGATCTCGGCGCCCTCGTCGCGGCAGGCGCGTTCCGAGAGGACCTCTATTATCGACTGAACGTCGTGCCGATCGAGATCCCTCCACTCCGCGCGCGTCCTCGGGACATCGACGCCATCGCGAGCCGACTGGCCACCGAGCACGCAGCCTCGGGCGGGCAACCCGTGACGTTCTCATCCGAGGCGCTCGCCTGCCTCCGCGCGCAGCCGTGGGCGAACAACGTGCCCGAGCTCCACGCCTTCGTCGAGCGCCTGCTGATTCTTCATGAAGGAGCCACGCTGGAAGCTGACGAAGTCGAGAGCGCGCTCAGCCGGTAG
- a CDS encoding TlyA family RNA methyltransferase, which yields MAIKVRIDQRMVQLGLADSRTRAQALLLAGVVEVRGQRVDKAGTLVPADAEVRVRGADHPFVSRGGVKLEGALATLGVDVTGLRCLDLGASTGGFTDCLLQRGAARVVAVDVGYGQLAQKLRDDPRVDVHERTNARSLTAALVGGEVDLTVVDASFIGLGKLMPAIALCTRAGGQLVALVKPQFEVGRAEASRGRGVVRDPSARSRAIAGASDDVSAAGFELLGTCDCAIRGPKGNLEAFVHARRTGAVMGGG from the coding sequence GTGGCGATCAAGGTTCGCATCGACCAGCGGATGGTGCAGCTCGGCCTCGCCGACTCGCGCACCCGCGCGCAGGCCCTCTTGCTCGCGGGCGTGGTCGAGGTGCGCGGCCAACGCGTCGACAAGGCGGGCACCCTCGTCCCCGCCGACGCGGAGGTGCGGGTCCGCGGGGCCGATCACCCGTTCGTCTCGCGCGGCGGGGTGAAGCTCGAGGGCGCGCTCGCGACGCTCGGGGTCGACGTGACGGGCCTCCGCTGCCTCGACCTCGGCGCGTCCACGGGAGGCTTCACCGACTGCCTCCTCCAGCGCGGCGCCGCGCGCGTGGTCGCGGTCGACGTGGGGTACGGCCAGCTCGCCCAGAAGCTGCGCGACGATCCGCGCGTGGACGTGCACGAGCGCACGAACGCACGCTCGCTCACGGCCGCCCTCGTGGGGGGCGAGGTCGACCTCACCGTGGTCGACGCGTCCTTCATCGGCCTCGGCAAGCTGATGCCCGCCATCGCGCTCTGCACCCGCGCGGGGGGTCAGCTCGTGGCGCTCGTGAAGCCACAGTTCGAGGTGGGCCGCGCGGAGGCCTCGCGGGGTCGCGGGGTCGTGCGCGATCCCAGCGCGCGGAGCCGCGCCATCGCCGGCGCCTCGGACGACGTGAGCGCCGCGGGGTTCGAGCTGCTCGGCACGTGCGACTGCGCCATTCGTGGCCCGAAGGGCAACCTCGAGGCGTTCGTCCATGCGCGCCGGACTGGGGCCGTCATGGGCGGCGGGTGA